In a genomic window of Holophagales bacterium:
- a CDS encoding efflux RND transporter permease subunit produces the protein MSGNGERRGLVHWSITRPVGTTIIALAICIVGVSMVGRLAVDLLPRIVYPQIGAGVRNPGVDPEVMEQTVTKLLERRLATTENAILITSESSEGETDVDIHFSYGTDVDIALRDASTKLDQARSALPEEADPPTIGKRDPSQIPVLNFAVSSPTRDEGWLKRWCEDQLARQLLTVEGVASVDVAGGLDREIQVRLDPERLRSYRLTVSEVLTRVREENQDIAAGRLQSTSRDVVSKTKGKFTSPADIAAVRLPLPGGGDVALSDVADVRDTHLDDRVFARLDGKPAVQVAISKQPDANTVQVVDGCNRVLERLKRDGFFPPDVITQVTQDQAFFVRASVSGVGQAAALGGGLAMLVVFLFLRSVRRTLIIGTAIPISILGCVALMGSSGLTLNIMSLGGLALGIGMLVDNAIVMLENIDRHQREHPDPVEAAHVGAGEVASAVVASTITNLASVAPFLLITGLAALLFRELLLTISFAIVVSLVVALTLVPMLAAQLFKLKASSGLERVRLLRAVPAAMDAVTRAYGAVLPGVLRHRTVVLVAAVLAFVGSAVFASRLGNEFLPQVDDGRFRVSIELPVGTPVDVTNRATLAAEKVVRELPAVRHVFAAAGGGIWGRGMWVRPRFASMEVEVMPRRSRGMTASAWLQRAQAELSALPELADARVRVQPPRIRGLRTSTGTEDLEVKVFGDDLPTLQRLGEEVEARLGKLAGLSNVETSLKETAPELRVVVDRRRAADLGLDVGEVGRTVRTAVGGSVATRLTEGDREFDVRVRFDPAKVRDAAEMASLPLFPRSGAALRLRDVAEVRESSAPQTIQRENQNRLVTVGASVLPQVWSISEATEEARKALADMVLPEGYTVRFGGQQEAVDENRRVLVTVVLLAVFLVFAVMAIQYESLVNPLVIMAAIPLALVGVVLALTLTGLPMSAPVMLGVILLAGIVVNNGILLVEYFEIRRAGGTPRMEAVLAAAPLRVRPIVMTVLTTVVGMLPLALNHAEGGELMNPMAVAVIGGLTLSTLLTLFVVPCLYLTLSGLADRMRRRLLVDGAKG, from the coding sequence GTGAGCGGGAACGGGGAGCGCCGGGGCCTCGTCCACTGGTCGATCACCCGCCCGGTCGGCACGACGATCATCGCGCTCGCGATCTGCATCGTCGGCGTGTCGATGGTGGGCCGGCTCGCGGTCGACCTCCTGCCGCGGATCGTCTACCCGCAGATCGGGGCCGGCGTCCGCAACCCGGGCGTCGACCCCGAGGTGATGGAGCAGACGGTCACGAAGCTCCTCGAGCGCAGGCTCGCGACGACCGAGAACGCGATCCTGATCACCTCCGAGTCGTCCGAGGGGGAGACGGACGTCGACATCCACTTTTCCTACGGGACCGACGTCGACATCGCCCTGCGCGACGCCTCGACGAAGCTCGACCAGGCCCGCTCGGCGCTCCCCGAGGAGGCCGACCCGCCGACGATCGGCAAGCGCGACCCCTCGCAGATTCCCGTCCTGAACTTCGCCGTCTCCTCGCCGACCCGGGACGAGGGGTGGCTCAAGCGCTGGTGCGAGGACCAGCTCGCCCGCCAGCTCCTCACCGTCGAGGGGGTCGCCTCGGTCGACGTGGCGGGGGGCCTCGACCGGGAGATCCAGGTCCGGCTCGACCCCGAGCGCCTCCGCTCCTACCGGCTGACCGTCTCCGAGGTCCTGACGCGTGTCCGCGAGGAGAACCAGGACATCGCGGCGGGGCGCCTCCAGTCGACGAGCCGGGACGTCGTGTCGAAGACGAAGGGGAAGTTCACCTCCCCGGCCGACATCGCAGCGGTCCGCCTGCCGCTGCCGGGCGGAGGCGACGTCGCCCTCTCCGACGTGGCGGACGTGCGCGACACCCACCTCGACGACCGGGTCTTCGCCCGCCTCGACGGCAAGCCGGCCGTCCAGGTCGCCATCTCCAAGCAGCCCGACGCCAACACGGTGCAGGTCGTCGACGGCTGCAACCGGGTGCTCGAGCGCCTGAAGCGCGACGGCTTCTTCCCGCCCGACGTGATCACGCAGGTCACTCAGGACCAGGCCTTCTTCGTCCGCGCCTCGGTGAGCGGCGTCGGGCAGGCGGCGGCGCTGGGCGGGGGCCTGGCGATGCTCGTCGTCTTCCTCTTCCTGCGGTCCGTGCGGCGGACGCTCATCATCGGGACGGCGATCCCGATCTCGATCCTCGGCTGCGTGGCCCTGATGGGCTCCTCCGGCCTGACGCTCAACATCATGTCGCTCGGCGGGCTCGCGCTCGGCATCGGGATGCTCGTCGACAACGCCATCGTCATGCTCGAGAACATCGACCGGCACCAGCGGGAGCACCCCGACCCGGTCGAGGCGGCGCACGTCGGCGCCGGCGAAGTCGCCTCGGCGGTCGTCGCCTCGACGATCACGAACCTCGCCTCCGTCGCGCCGTTCCTCCTGATCACGGGCCTGGCGGCGCTCCTCTTCCGCGAGCTCCTCCTGACGATCTCCTTCGCGATCGTCGTCTCGCTCGTCGTCGCCCTGACCCTCGTGCCGATGCTCGCGGCCCAGCTCTTCAAGCTGAAGGCCTCCTCGGGGCTCGAGCGCGTGCGGCTCCTCCGGGCGGTCCCCGCGGCGATGGACGCCGTGACCCGGGCCTACGGCGCCGTCCTCCCCGGTGTCCTCCGGCACCGGACGGTCGTCCTCGTCGCCGCCGTCCTCGCGTTCGTCGGCAGCGCCGTTTTCGCCAGCCGCCTCGGGAACGAGTTCCTCCCGCAGGTGGACGACGGGCGCTTCCGCGTCTCGATCGAGCTGCCGGTCGGCACGCCCGTCGACGTGACGAACCGGGCGACCCTGGCGGCCGAGAAGGTCGTCCGCGAGCTCCCCGCCGTCCGGCACGTCTTCGCGGCGGCCGGCGGCGGCATCTGGGGGCGCGGCATGTGGGTCCGGCCCCGCTTCGCGAGCATGGAGGTCGAGGTCATGCCGCGGCGGAGCCGCGGCATGACGGCCTCCGCGTGGCTGCAGCGCGCCCAGGCCGAGCTCTCCGCCCTGCCCGAGCTCGCCGACGCCCGCGTCAGGGTCCAGCCGCCGCGCATCCGCGGCCTGCGCACCTCCACCGGTACCGAAGACCTCGAGGTGAAGGTCTTCGGCGACGACCTCCCGACGCTCCAGCGGCTCGGCGAGGAGGTCGAGGCGCGGCTCGGGAAGCTCGCGGGGCTCTCGAACGTCGAGACGAGCCTCAAGGAGACGGCCCCCGAGCTGCGCGTCGTCGTCGACCGGCGGCGCGCCGCCGACCTCGGCCTCGACGTCGGCGAGGTCGGGCGGACGGTCCGGACGGCCGTCGGCGGCTCGGTCGCCACGCGCCTGACGGAAGGGGACCGGGAGTTCGACGTGAGGGTCCGGTTCGACCCGGCCAAGGTGAGGGACGCGGCCGAGATGGCCTCTCTCCCCCTCTTCCCGCGGAGCGGCGCCGCCCTGCGCCTGCGCGACGTGGCCGAGGTGCGCGAGAGCTCGGCGCCGCAGACGATCCAGCGCGAGAACCAGAACCGGCTCGTCACCGTCGGGGCCTCGGTCCTCCCACAGGTCTGGTCGATCAGCGAGGCGACGGAGGAGGCACGGAAGGCCCTCGCCGACATGGTCCTGCCGGAGGGCTACACGGTCCGCTTCGGCGGCCAGCAGGAGGCGGTCGACGAGAACCGCCGGGTCCTCGTCACCGTCGTCCTCCTCGCGGTCTTCCTCGTCTTCGCGGTGATGGCCATCCAGTACGAGTCGCTCGTCAACCCGCTCGTCATCATGGCGGCGATCCCGCTCGCCCTCGTCGGCGTCGTCCTCGCGCTGACGCTGACCGGGCTGCCGATGTCGGCGCCGGTCATGCTCGGCGTCATCCTCCTCGCGGGGATCGTCGTCAACAACGGCATCCTCCTCGTCGAGTACTTCGAGATCCGCCGGGCCGGCGGCACGCCGCGAATGGAGGCCGTCCTCGCCGCCGCGCCGCTCCGCGTGAGACCGATCGTCATGACCGTCCTCACGACGGTCGTCGGCATGCTCCCGCTCGCCCTGAACCACGCCGAGGGCGGCGAGCTGATGAACCCGATGGCGGTCGCCGTGATCGGCGGCCTGACGCTCTCGACGCTCCTGACCCTCTTCGTCGTCCCGTGCCTCTACCTGACCCTCTCCGGCCTCGCCGACCGGATGCGGCGGAGGCTCCTGGTGGACGGGGCGAAAGGCTGA
- a CDS encoding DUF1338 family protein, producing METTRPAESRVIGLVEGILGRARTEALVAAVEIDAALLRAPSETVSRAELAQALNLLLFDDLLRRVPAGALYVLDRVRRGEKVVHDHGAVRTVLGETGALPAGERALTRVLAPLGYEVGEVYPLDRLGMTGRAWRHRDFPESIAQFFVSELHVDRFSPRFAKSAERVFGASRDPLPAATLAGLEELSAAGELPAETARRILPDLAGAFDRAHRVPALADYERLLEESAEAAWIATEGNAFNHATDRVADVAALSAEELALGRPMKDRVEVSASGRVLQTAYRAAPVERPFVGPEGALVLRPVPGSFFEFITRHRHADGRLDLGFDTSNAQAIFQMTAPVLA from the coding sequence ATGGAGACGACGAGGCCGGCGGAGTCGCGGGTGATCGGGCTGGTCGAGGGGATCCTGGGGCGGGCGCGCACCGAGGCGCTCGTGGCGGCGGTCGAGATCGACGCGGCGCTCCTCCGGGCGCCCTCCGAAACGGTCTCTCGCGCCGAGCTCGCGCAGGCGCTGAACCTCCTCCTCTTCGACGACCTCCTCCGGCGGGTCCCCGCGGGCGCGCTCTACGTCCTCGACCGCGTCCGTCGCGGGGAGAAGGTCGTCCACGACCACGGGGCCGTCCGGACCGTCCTCGGCGAGACCGGGGCGCTGCCGGCAGGCGAGCGCGCGCTGACCCGCGTCCTCGCTCCCCTCGGCTACGAGGTCGGCGAGGTCTACCCGCTCGACCGGCTCGGGATGACCGGCCGGGCCTGGCGCCACCGCGACTTCCCGGAATCGATCGCCCAGTTCTTCGTGAGCGAGCTCCACGTCGACCGTTTCTCGCCCCGCTTCGCAAAGAGCGCCGAGCGGGTGTTCGGCGCCTCGCGCGACCCGCTGCCCGCCGCGACGCTGGCCGGGCTCGAGGAGCTCTCGGCGGCGGGAGAGCTCCCCGCCGAGACCGCACGGCGGATCCTCCCCGACCTCGCCGGCGCCTTCGACCGCGCGCACCGCGTCCCGGCCCTCGCCGACTACGAACGGCTCCTCGAGGAGAGCGCCGAGGCCGCCTGGATCGCCACCGAGGGGAACGCCTTCAACCACGCCACGGACCGTGTCGCCGACGTGGCGGCCCTCTCCGCCGAGGAGCTCGCCCTCGGGCGCCCGATGAAGGACCGCGTCGAGGTCTCGGCGAGCGGACGCGTCCTCCAGACGGCCTACCGCGCCGCCCCCGTCGAGCGGCCGTTCGTGGGGCCGGAGGGCGCGCTCGTCCTCCGGCCGGTGCCCGGCTCCTTCTTCGAGTTCATCACGAGGCACCGCCACGCCGACGGCCGGCTCGACCTCGGGTTCGACACGAGCAACGCGCAGGCGATCTTCCAGATGACCGCGCCGGTCCTCGCGTGA
- a CDS encoding FAD-binding oxidoreductase, whose product MTVQREEVLASLRALLGESAVVVEPHELERYEKGWRYGRGKALAAVRPSSTEEVSRLLRHASVAGLRVVPQGGNTGLVGASTPDGSGEMLVLSLERLSRTIEVDPVDRTVTADGGVLLSSLDAALAGHGLLFPIDLGADPSIGGMVATNTGGTRLLRYGDVRQNLLGLEAVLADGTVLDLMRPLRKNNTGFDARQLFVGTSGVFGVVTKVVMRVVPRPVQRVTALVGLSSGAAVLGLLARLEAQLGEVLTAFEAIGAAALAPVFRHQPRLRDPFGGRPPAYTVLVELSSTLDPSRLALDDLLESALSEQLEAADGGEMTDVFPGKPSELWEIRHHVSESLRQEGEVLAFDISVPRSSMAAFVDAARETVAAGWPFVRFCDYGHWGDGGVHVNLVWSSEDAPRPTSELKAELQPRLYDLAVTRFRGSYSAEHGVGPHNQAFYDLYTPELVKEVCRLLKQRLDPVGLLGTVRLG is encoded by the coding sequence GTGACCGTGCAGCGCGAAGAGGTCCTCGCCTCTCTCCGTGCCCTCCTCGGCGAGAGCGCCGTGGTCGTCGAGCCGCACGAGCTCGAGCGTTACGAGAAGGGCTGGCGCTACGGCCGGGGGAAGGCGCTGGCGGCGGTGCGGCCGTCGAGCACGGAGGAGGTTTCGCGCCTCCTCCGCCACGCCTCCGTGGCCGGCCTTCGCGTCGTGCCCCAGGGAGGCAACACGGGCCTCGTCGGGGCGTCCACGCCGGACGGGAGCGGCGAGATGCTCGTCCTGAGCCTCGAAAGGCTCAGCCGGACGATCGAGGTCGACCCCGTGGATCGGACGGTGACTGCGGACGGCGGCGTCCTCCTCAGCAGTCTCGACGCCGCCCTCGCCGGGCACGGCCTCCTCTTCCCGATCGACCTCGGGGCCGACCCCTCGATCGGCGGCATGGTCGCGACGAACACGGGCGGCACCCGACTCCTCCGCTACGGCGACGTCCGCCAGAACCTCCTCGGTCTCGAAGCGGTCCTCGCCGACGGCACGGTCCTCGACCTGATGCGGCCGCTCCGCAAGAACAACACGGGATTCGACGCGCGCCAGCTCTTCGTCGGCACCTCGGGGGTCTTCGGCGTCGTGACGAAGGTGGTGATGCGCGTCGTCCCGCGCCCCGTCCAGAGGGTGACGGCGCTCGTCGGGCTCTCCTCGGGGGCCGCCGTCCTCGGCCTCCTTGCGCGCCTCGAGGCGCAGCTCGGCGAGGTGCTCACCGCCTTCGAGGCGATCGGCGCCGCCGCGCTCGCCCCGGTCTTCCGCCACCAGCCGCGCCTGCGCGACCCGTTCGGCGGACGGCCCCCGGCCTACACGGTTCTCGTGGAGCTCTCCTCGACGCTCGACCCGTCGCGCCTCGCGCTCGACGACCTCCTCGAGTCGGCCCTCTCCGAGCAGCTCGAGGCCGCGGACGGCGGCGAGATGACGGACGTCTTCCCGGGGAAGCCGTCGGAGCTCTGGGAGATCCGCCACCACGTCTCCGAGAGCCTCCGCCAGGAGGGCGAGGTCCTCGCCTTCGACATCTCCGTCCCGCGCTCCTCGATGGCCGCCTTCGTCGACGCCGCGCGCGAGACGGTGGCCGCCGGCTGGCCCTTCGTCCGCTTCTGCGACTACGGCCACTGGGGGGACGGCGGCGTCCACGTGAACCTCGTCTGGAGTTCCGAGGACGCGCCGCGGCCGACCTCCGAGCTGAAAGCGGAGCTGCAGCCGCGGCTCTACGACCTCGCCGTCACCCGCTTCCGCGGCAGCTACAGCGCCGAGCACGGGGTCGGCCCGCACAACCAGGCCTTCTACGACCTCTACACGCCGGAGCTCGTGAAGGAGGTCTGCCGCCTGCTCAAGCAGCGGCTCGACCCTGTGGGGCTTCTCGGGACGGTCCGGCTGGGCTGA
- a CDS encoding molybdopterin-dependent oxidoreductase gives MTWGPARTGREGRNGASRGESMVRVGCPAHNCGGRCVLLATVSGGRIVRLEADDRPDVLEAPQLRACARGRAYLRRQYHPDRLLHPLKRVGKRGEGRFARISWDEALDLVATQMRRVRETHGPGALFVPYGTGSYNQTNGSHVARRLMNVAGGCLGIWNSYSWAAINVATPTVYGTLTTGNQRQDWLNAKLILMWGWNPAEMRDGTNSDFFLKLARERGARVVCIDPRHSLSAASLADEWVPIRPGTDAALMTAMAYVMVTEGLYDAEFVRTHCVGFDASQMPPGCEGEESYRDYLLGARDGVPKTPEWAEPITTVPRATIARLAREYATTVPGVLYQGYGMQRRAYGEQVVRAGCVLAALAGNVGIPGGWASGLGNQAPDGGPFWTVFPTGENPFGAAIPCFLWTEAVLRGREMGEEDGVVFSGTVARGRDAAARAGGCYSRPPGPPSSEEEATSPSRRLGTDVKLIYAVATNALVNQHANVNRTARILADASKVEFLVVQDNFLTPTARFADVVLPACTQFETWGVEDGWKYGDEVILMPKVVEPPGECRSDYRICADLARRLGVEEAFTEGRDERGWVEWVLDRYRETRFPDLPPLDDLLEKNVGVWANPVTRPAVAFEDFRRDPEGHPLDTPSGKIEIFSKALLEKGRPDEIPAVPKYVEEWESPFGPEAAAYPLQVIGHHTLHRVHSTHDNNDWLEEAFPQRVFLNPLDAEARGVADGDEVRVFNARGAVVLRCRVTPRILPGVIDIPQGAWWTPDERGEDRRGNVNVLTSERWTPLAFGTAQHTAMAEVERAETGNETPARAKRPRPAAAAFRRREGSR, from the coding sequence ATGACCTGGGGTCCGGCCCGGACGGGCCGCGAAGGGCGAAACGGGGCGAGTCGTGGGGAGTCGATGGTCCGGGTCGGCTGCCCGGCCCACAACTGCGGCGGACGCTGCGTCCTCCTCGCGACGGTGTCAGGCGGGCGGATCGTCCGCCTCGAGGCGGACGACCGTCCCGACGTCCTCGAAGCCCCGCAGCTGCGGGCCTGTGCCCGCGGGAGGGCCTACCTGCGCCGCCAGTACCACCCCGACCGGCTCCTCCACCCGCTGAAGCGGGTCGGGAAACGCGGGGAGGGGAGATTCGCGCGCATTTCCTGGGACGAGGCGCTCGACCTCGTCGCCACGCAGATGCGGCGGGTGCGGGAGACGCACGGCCCCGGCGCCCTCTTCGTCCCGTACGGCACCGGCTCGTACAACCAGACGAACGGCTCGCACGTGGCGCGGCGGCTGATGAACGTCGCCGGCGGCTGCCTCGGAATATGGAACAGCTATTCCTGGGCCGCGATCAACGTCGCGACGCCGACCGTCTACGGCACCCTCACGACCGGCAACCAGCGGCAGGACTGGCTGAACGCGAAGCTGATCCTGATGTGGGGCTGGAACCCGGCGGAAATGCGCGACGGGACGAACAGCGACTTCTTCCTGAAGCTCGCGCGGGAGCGGGGCGCCCGCGTCGTCTGCATCGACCCGCGGCACAGCCTCTCGGCCGCCTCGCTCGCCGACGAGTGGGTCCCGATCCGCCCCGGCACCGACGCGGCGCTCATGACCGCGATGGCGTACGTCATGGTGACCGAGGGGCTCTACGACGCGGAGTTCGTCAGGACCCACTGCGTCGGCTTCGACGCCTCGCAGATGCCGCCGGGGTGCGAGGGGGAGGAGAGCTACCGCGACTACCTCCTCGGCGCGAGGGACGGCGTCCCGAAGACGCCCGAGTGGGCCGAGCCGATCACGACCGTGCCGCGCGCGACGATCGCCCGCCTCGCGCGGGAGTACGCGACGACGGTCCCGGGCGTCCTCTACCAGGGCTACGGGATGCAGCGGCGGGCGTACGGCGAGCAGGTCGTCCGGGCCGGCTGCGTCCTCGCGGCGCTCGCGGGGAACGTCGGGATCCCGGGCGGCTGGGCCTCGGGCCTCGGGAACCAGGCGCCCGACGGCGGCCCCTTCTGGACCGTCTTCCCGACCGGCGAGAACCCGTTCGGCGCGGCGATCCCGTGCTTCCTCTGGACCGAGGCGGTCCTGAGGGGCCGCGAGATGGGGGAAGAGGACGGCGTCGTCTTCTCGGGGACCGTCGCGCGGGGGCGCGACGCCGCGGCGCGCGCCGGGGGGTGCTATTCGCGACCCCCCGGACCCCCCAGCAGTGAGGAGGAGGCAACTTCTCCGTCGCGCCGCCTCGGGACCGACGTGAAGCTGATCTACGCGGTCGCCACGAACGCGCTCGTCAACCAGCACGCGAACGTCAACCGCACGGCGCGGATCCTCGCCGACGCGTCGAAGGTGGAGTTCCTCGTCGTCCAGGACAATTTCCTGACGCCGACGGCGCGCTTCGCCGACGTCGTCCTCCCCGCCTGCACGCAGTTCGAGACGTGGGGCGTCGAGGACGGCTGGAAGTACGGCGACGAGGTCATCCTCATGCCGAAGGTCGTCGAGCCGCCCGGCGAGTGCCGGAGCGACTACCGGATCTGCGCCGACCTCGCCAGGCGCCTCGGCGTCGAGGAGGCCTTCACGGAAGGGCGCGACGAGCGGGGCTGGGTGGAGTGGGTCCTCGACCGCTACAGGGAGACGCGCTTTCCCGACCTGCCGCCGCTCGACGACCTCCTCGAGAAGAACGTCGGCGTCTGGGCGAATCCGGTGACGCGCCCCGCGGTGGCGTTCGAGGACTTCCGGCGCGACCCGGAAGGACACCCGCTCGACACCCCCTCGGGGAAGATCGAGATCTTCTCGAAGGCGCTCCTCGAGAAGGGGAGGCCCGACGAGATCCCGGCCGTCCCGAAGTACGTCGAGGAGTGGGAGAGCCCGTTCGGCCCCGAGGCGGCGGCGTACCCGCTGCAGGTCATCGGGCACCACACGCTCCACCGCGTCCACTCCACGCACGACAACAACGACTGGCTGGAGGAGGCCTTCCCGCAGCGCGTCTTCCTCAACCCGCTCGACGCCGAGGCGCGCGGTGTCGCCGACGGCGACGAGGTCCGCGTCTTCAACGCCCGTGGCGCCGTGGTCCTCCGTTGCCGCGTCACGCCGCGGATCCTGCCGGGCGTGATCGACATCCCGCAGGGGGCGTGGTGGACGCCCGACGAGCGGGGCGAGGACCGCCGCGGCAACGTGAACGTCCTGACGAGCGAGCGCTGGACGCCGCTCGCCTTCGGCACCGCGCAGCACACGGCGATGGCAGAGGTGGAGCGGGCGGAGACGGGAAACGAGACGCCGGCCCGGGCGAAGCGGCCCCGCCCCGCGGCCGCGGCGTTCCGGCGCCGGGAGGGGTCCCGGTGA
- the dmsB gene encoding dimethylsulfoxide reductase subunit B — protein sequence MNGPFVVHFDASSCTGCKACQAACKDHNDLPAGILWRRVYEVSGGGWMRAGAAWTHDVFAWNLSLSCNHCERPVCAEVCPTGAIRRREDGVVLLDSDKCMGCRYCEWACPYGAPRFDAARGVMTKCDLCADRLEEGLAPSCVAACPMRALDFGPREEMVGRYGEAAGFPLPDPRLTEPALRLTPHPAAPRSEADGEIANVEEVEP from the coding sequence GTGAACGGCCCCTTCGTCGTCCACTTCGACGCCTCGTCCTGCACCGGCTGCAAGGCCTGCCAGGCCGCCTGCAAGGACCACAACGACCTCCCTGCCGGCATTCTCTGGCGGCGGGTTTACGAGGTCTCGGGGGGCGGGTGGATGCGAGCGGGAGCCGCGTGGACGCACGACGTCTTCGCCTGGAACCTCTCCCTCTCCTGCAACCACTGCGAGCGGCCCGTCTGCGCGGAGGTCTGCCCGACGGGGGCCATCCGCCGGCGCGAGGACGGTGTCGTCCTCCTCGACTCCGACAAGTGCATGGGGTGCCGCTACTGCGAGTGGGCCTGCCCGTACGGCGCCCCGCGGTTCGACGCGGCGCGGGGCGTCATGACGAAGTGCGACCTCTGCGCCGACCGCCTCGAGGAGGGGCTCGCGCCGTCGTGCGTCGCCGCCTGCCCGATGCGGGCCCTCGACTTCGGGCCGCGCGAAGAGATGGTGGGAAGGTACGGGGAGGCCGCCGGCTTCCCGCTCCCCGACCCGCGGCTGACGGAGCCGGCGCTGCGCCTGACGCCGCACCCGGCCGCGCCGCGTTCGGAGGCGGACGGCGAGATCGCGAACGTCGAGGAGGTGGAGCCGTGA
- a CDS encoding dimethyl sulfoxide reductase anchor subunit: protein MREGSLVAFTLLTQAAAGACAFLLAFEWRAVRAGAGASVEAAALPVLSFALVAALLGLAASFLHLGSPRNAVRALGNLGSSWLSREILLAALFTAALAATVLLRFRPGPAGSAAGFAHGFAAVAGFGLVVTMVRAYRLRTVPSWDQRATPVAFFATAVALGALAVAAGLALRGPASTDPARGRSRSSPRGSSSSSSPSSPGSSGSGGSREGAEPSARLSRGRAASSAGSSRRGSP from the coding sequence GTGAGGGAAGGCTCGCTCGTCGCCTTCACGCTCCTGACGCAGGCGGCGGCCGGGGCGTGCGCGTTCCTCCTCGCGTTCGAATGGCGCGCGGTCCGCGCGGGCGCGGGCGCTTCCGTGGAGGCGGCCGCGCTGCCGGTCCTCTCGTTCGCGCTCGTCGCCGCCCTACTCGGTCTTGCGGCGTCGTTCCTCCACCTCGGGAGCCCCCGCAACGCGGTCCGCGCTCTCGGGAACCTGGGCTCCTCGTGGCTGAGCCGCGAGATCCTCCTCGCGGCGCTCTTCACCGCCGCCCTCGCCGCGACGGTCCTCCTCCGGTTCCGGCCCGGCCCGGCGGGCTCCGCCGCCGGCTTCGCGCACGGCTTCGCCGCGGTCGCGGGATTCGGCCTCGTCGTGACGATGGTGCGGGCCTACCGTCTCCGGACGGTCCCCTCCTGGGATCAGCGCGCGACGCCGGTCGCCTTCTTCGCGACGGCCGTCGCGCTCGGTGCCCTCGCCGTCGCGGCGGGGCTCGCGCTCCGCGGGCCCGCCTCGACGGACCCTGCCCGGGGCCGATCCCGCTCCTCGCCACGGGGCTCGTCGTCCTCGTCGTCGCCCTCGTCTCCGGGCTCCTCTGGCTCCGGCGGCTCGCGGGAAGGAGCGGAGCCGAGCGCGAGGCTTTCGCGCGGACGGGCCGCGAGCAGCGCGGGCTCGTCGCGGCGCGGATCACCCTGA
- a CDS encoding MFS transporter, translated as MSEPVAVAPEGVRRGTLSRVAAVVALSFSSGLPLGLVWIAIPDWMRSMGVDIRVVGLFTLAQAPWSFKFLWSPLMDRFRLPFWGRRRGWIAVAQVALALSGLGLSGVGSRPETPWVALALTLAVALSAATQDIAIDAYAVDVLRKEEHGVAVGLRTAVYRAAMTLSGGLAIWAAASLGWGAVNLLLGIVYLPLILVTWRSPEPEEPPAGPKTLRDAIWLPFLECLSRHRAVEILVFVVLYKLADALSQSLLRPFLIDMGYGGFDRGFVLGTAGVALTIAGTFLGGVACTRIGLGHSLWIFGFFQIFSNIGYVLITYWPGGRPVMYGAMAFEMITSGLGMGAFGVLLLRITEKRFSATQYALFSSLFGLPRILGGPITGLIVDAAGWRTFFWFTIAAGVPGLILLQRFAPIGVREPRFTAETVAVRRRMTGRQIARRGVVGALVSAVVGGAWMIGLVAIKAYRKDPAAGFDLGGAAAAFFQPTTVGGWTQLVAILVVGVLGGLGTAALLTARHGDREPDGGKSGA; from the coding sequence ATGAGCGAGCCGGTTGCGGTGGCGCCAGAGGGCGTAAGGCGAGGGACGCTGTCGCGGGTGGCGGCGGTCGTGGCGCTGTCGTTCTCGTCGGGGTTGCCGCTCGGGCTCGTCTGGATCGCGATCCCGGACTGGATGCGCTCGATGGGTGTCGACATCCGCGTCGTCGGGCTCTTCACCCTCGCGCAGGCGCCCTGGTCCTTCAAGTTCCTCTGGTCGCCGCTCATGGACCGTTTCCGGCTGCCGTTCTGGGGCCGGCGGCGGGGATGGATCGCGGTGGCGCAGGTGGCGCTCGCGCTCTCGGGGCTGGGGCTCTCCGGCGTCGGGAGCCGTCCCGAGACGCCGTGGGTCGCGCTCGCCCTGACGCTCGCCGTCGCGCTCTCGGCCGCGACGCAGGACATCGCGATCGACGCCTACGCGGTCGACGTCCTCCGGAAGGAAGAGCACGGCGTCGCGGTCGGCCTGCGCACGGCCGTCTACCGGGCGGCGATGACCCTCTCGGGGGGCCTGGCGATCTGGGCGGCGGCGAGCCTCGGGTGGGGCGCGGTCAATCTCCTCCTCGGCATCGTCTACCTGCCGCTCATCCTCGTCACGTGGCGCTCGCCGGAGCCGGAGGAGCCTCCCGCCGGGCCGAAGACGTTGCGCGACGCGATCTGGCTGCCGTTCCTCGAGTGCCTCTCGCGTCACCGTGCGGTCGAGATCCTCGTCTTCGTCGTCCTCTACAAGCTGGCCGACGCGCTCTCGCAGTCTTTGCTCCGGCCCTTCCTCATCGACATGGGATACGGCGGGTTCGACCGCGGGTTCGTCCTCGGCACCGCGGGCGTCGCGCTGACGATCGCCGGCACGTTCCTCGGCGGCGTCGCGTGCACCCGGATCGGCCTCGGGCACTCGCTCTGGATCTTCGGCTTCTTCCAGATCTTCTCGAACATCGGCTACGTCCTGATCACCTACTGGCCCGGCGGGCGGCCGGTGATGTACGGCGCGATGGCCTTCGAGATGATCACGAGCGGCCTCGGCATGGGGGCGTTCGGCGTCCTCCTCCTGCGCATCACCGAGAAGAGGTTCTCGGCGACCCAGTACGCGCTCTTCTCGTCGCTCTTCGGCCTCCCCCGCATCCTCGGCGGCCCGATCACCGGCCTGATCGTCGACGCCGCCGGCTGGCGGACGTTCTTCTGGTTCACGATCGCCGCCGGCGTGCCGGGGCTGATCCTCCTCCAGCGCTTCGCGCCGATCGGCGTGCGCGAGCCGCGCTTCACGGCCGAGACGGTCGCCGTCCGGCGGCGGATGACCGGGCGGCAGATCGCCCGGCGCGGGGTCGTCGGCGCGCTCGTCTCGGCGGTCGTCGGCGGCGCCTGGATGATCGGGCTCGTCGCGATCAAGGCGTATCGCAAGGACCCGGCCGCCGGCTTCGACCTCGGCGGGGCGGCCGCGGCCTTCTTCCAGCCCACCACGGTCGGAGGGTGGACGCAGCTCGTCGCCATCCTGGTGGTCGGTGTCCTCGGCGGACTCGGCACCGCGGCGCTCCTCACCGCGCGCCACGGGGACCGGGAACCGGACGGCGGGAAAAGCGGCGCGTAG